One Stenotrophomonas sp. SAU14A_NAIMI4_5 DNA segment encodes these proteins:
- a CDS encoding M28 family metallopeptidase, whose product MKRAVLGILALSVSSALMAATPKFDGARISADVKELASDAYEGRSPATAGEEKTIAYLSKQFAAAGLQPGGDLQDGKRLWTQAVPLRKGDIVGTPQLALHQGGKTVTLDQGKQIAVRAAMNGATTVDISKAPLVFLGYGVKAPERNWDDFKGVDLKGKIAVVLINDPDFETGKGDFDGKGMTWYGRWPYKYEEGARQGALGVLIVHETAPASYGWATVAGSNTNTMFDVVRDNPAETHPLLEGWIQRDLAVELFRAAGQDFEALKKKAQQRDFTPVALTGASLDAKYAVKTEVITSHNVAARLEGSSHPDETIIYSAHWDHIGVGEPDARGDRIFNGALDNASGTASLIELARGFAKGPRPQRSLLFLAVTAEEKGLLGSEYYATHPLYPLETTVAAINMDGMSPFGPSRDFGIYGTARFELLDQLKDVAKGWDIRYTPDPKPEAGLFFRSDHFSFAKRGVPALSWSAGQDWVDGGVAAGKKASEDYTAKRYHQQGDEWQPDWVFAGAARDLEVLYTLGNQLANSRSWPNWSTDESFRAVRDSSADQRK is encoded by the coding sequence ATGAAACGAGCAGTACTGGGCATCCTGGCCCTGTCGGTGTCGAGCGCACTGATGGCCGCCACGCCGAAATTCGATGGCGCGCGGATCTCCGCCGACGTCAAGGAACTGGCCTCCGACGCCTACGAGGGCCGCTCGCCGGCCACCGCAGGCGAAGAAAAGACCATTGCCTATCTCAGCAAGCAGTTTGCCGCCGCCGGCCTGCAGCCGGGTGGCGACCTGCAGGATGGCAAGCGCCTGTGGACCCAGGCCGTGCCGCTGCGCAAAGGCGACATCGTCGGTACCCCGCAGCTGGCCCTGCACCAGGGCGGCAAGACCGTCACCCTCGACCAGGGCAAGCAGATCGCCGTGCGCGCCGCCATGAATGGCGCCACCACCGTCGACATCAGCAAGGCGCCGCTGGTCTTCCTCGGCTATGGGGTGAAGGCGCCGGAGCGCAACTGGGACGACTTCAAGGGCGTCGACCTGAAGGGCAAGATCGCCGTCGTGCTGATCAACGACCCGGATTTCGAAACCGGCAAGGGCGACTTCGACGGCAAGGGCATGACCTGGTACGGGCGCTGGCCGTACAAGTACGAAGAAGGCGCACGCCAGGGCGCGCTCGGCGTGCTGATCGTGCACGAGACCGCACCGGCCTCGTACGGCTGGGCCACCGTGGCCGGCTCCAACACCAACACCATGTTCGACGTGGTGCGTGACAACCCCGCCGAGACCCACCCGCTGCTGGAAGGCTGGATCCAGCGCGACCTCGCCGTCGAGCTGTTCCGCGCCGCCGGGCAGGATTTCGAGGCGCTGAAGAAGAAGGCGCAGCAGCGCGACTTCACCCCGGTGGCGCTGACCGGCGCCAGCCTGGATGCGAAGTACGCGGTGAAGACCGAAGTGATCACCTCGCACAACGTGGCCGCACGCCTGGAAGGCAGCAGCCACCCGGACGAGACCATCATCTACAGCGCGCACTGGGACCACATCGGCGTGGGCGAACCGGACGCGCGCGGCGACCGCATCTTCAACGGCGCGCTGGACAACGCCAGCGGCACCGCCTCGCTGATCGAACTGGCCCGCGGCTTCGCCAAGGGCCCGCGTCCGCAGCGCTCGCTGCTGTTCCTGGCGGTCACCGCCGAGGAAAAGGGCCTGCTGGGTTCGGAGTACTACGCCACCCACCCGCTGTACCCGCTGGAAACCACCGTGGCGGCGATCAACATGGACGGCATGTCGCCATTCGGTCCGTCGCGTGATTTCGGCATCTACGGCACCGCGCGCTTCGAACTGCTGGACCAGCTGAAGGACGTCGCCAAGGGTTGGGACATTCGCTACACCCCGGACCCGAAGCCGGAAGCGGGCCTGTTCTTCCGCTCCGATCACTTCTCGTTCGCCAAGCGCGGCGTGCCGGCGCTGTCCTGGTCGGCCGGCCAGGACTGGGTGGACGGTGGCGTTGCCGCCGGCAAGAAGGCCTCGGAGGATTACACCGCCAAGCGCTACCACCAGCAGGGCGACGAATGGCAGCCGGACTGGGTGTTTGCCGGTGCCGCCCGCGACCTGGAAGTGCTCTACACGCTGGGCAACCAGCTGGCCAACTCGCGCAGCTGGCCGAACTGGAGCACCGACGAGTCGTTCCGCGCCGTGCGTGACAGCA